The following proteins are encoded in a genomic region of Limanda limanda chromosome 22, fLimLim1.1, whole genome shotgun sequence:
- the LOC132996189 gene encoding serine/threonine-protein kinase DCLK2-like yields MSLSKTLELEHFEERAKVRRGRSTRTKRDESTSSAGGGGSGPSSRGSSLVPSPAHSANCSYYRTRTLQALTSEKRAKKVRFYRNGDRYFKGLVYAVSSDRFRSYDALLMELTRSLADNLHLPQGVRAIYTIDGSKKITSMDELVEGECYICASNEPYRKVDYNKISVPNWKPGAAAGAASSTRSTTVSTGVSASAAAATATVPRERPEGREGRESKDFIKPKLVTVIRSGVKPRKAVRVLLNKKTAHSFEQVLADITEAIKLDSGAVKRLYTLDGKQLTCLQDFFGDDDVFMACGPEKFRYAQDDFVLTHTTKTQTFVNECRVKASRPAVPQKAAPPKTPSSSGFSSSRTRTKSPGSANEPSGKSSRSSPSPTSPGTQRSLKISARRSSSTDVNGESEQPEDDIVEVNGNRTVSSSNINDKYKVGKVIGDGNFAVVKDCVERSTGKEYALKIIDKARCCGKEHLIENEVAVLRRVRHPSIIELIEVEETPSQLFLVMELVKGGDLFDAITSSTKYSERDASAMVFNLAGAVKYLHRMNIVHRDIKPENLLVCEYPDGTKSLKLGDFGLATVVEGPLYTVCGTPTYVAPEIIAETGYGLKVDIWAAGVITYILLCGFPPFRSENNVQEELFDQILRGKLEFPSPDWDAISLPAKMLISQMLQVNVDTRFTAEEVLLHCWVTDEAPVDSNAVSSTEDQTSEDALEPEQELPILESKQVPSPMV; encoded by the exons ATGTCGCTGAGCAAGACCCTCGAGCTGGAGCACTTTGAGGAACGAGCCAAGGTTCGCCGGGGACGCTCCACCCGGACCAAGAGAGATGAGTCCACAAGCAGCGCTGGTGGTGGGGGGTCCGGCCCCAGCTCCAGGGGCAGCAGCCTGGTTCCTAGCCCCGCCCACAGCGCCAACTGCAGCTACTACCGGACCCGAACCCTGCAGGCGCTCACCTCGGAGAAAAGGGCCAAAAAGGTCCGGTTCTACCGCAACGGAGACCGGTACTTCAAGGGTCTGGTGTACGCCGTGTCCAGCGATCGGTTCCGCTCGTACGACGCACTGCTGATGGAGCTGACGCGCTCATTGGCCGATAACCTGCATTTGCCACAAGGGGTTCGCGCAATCTACACGATAGACGGAAGCAAGAAGATCACCAGTATGGACGAGCTGGTGGAAG gcgaGTGCTACATCTGTGCCTCCAACGAGCCGTACCGTAAGGTCGACTACAACAAGATCTCCGTCCCAAACTGGAAGCCCGGAGCCGCGGCCGGCGCAGCCAGCTCCACCCGCTCCACCACGGTGTCCACCGGTGTGTCAGCgagcgccgccgccgccaccgccaccGTCCCCAGAGAGCGCCCTGAGGGTCGAGAGGGCCGGGAGAGCAAGGACTTCATCAAGCCCAAGCTGGTGACGGTGATCCGCAGCGGCGTGAAGCCCCGCAAGGCGGTGAGGGTCCTGCTGAACAAGAAGACGGCCCACTCCTTCGAACAGGTGCTGGCCGACATCACCGAGGCCATCAAGCTGGACTCTGGGGCCGTGAAGAGGTTGTACACGCTGGACGGAAAACAG ctGACCTGTCTGCAGGATTTCTTTGGAGATGACGACGTGTTCATGGCGTGCGGCCCGGAGAAGTTCCGTTACGCTCAGGACGACtttgtgctcacacacaccaccaaGACGCAGACGTTTGTTAATg AATGCCGAGTCAAAGCGTCTCGCCCTGCTGTTCCTCAGAAAGCTGCCCCCCCCAAGACTCCCAGCAGCTCCGGGTTCTCCTCGTCGAGGACCAGAACCAAGTCTCCCGGTTCAG CCAATGAGCCCTCAGGGAAGTCCTCCAGGTCCAGCCCCTCCCCCACCAGTCCCGGGACTCAGCGCAGCCTCAAG ATCTCTGCTCGTCGATCGTCCTCCACTGACGTCAACGGAGAGTCCGAGCAGCCGGAGGACGACATTGTCGAGG TTAACGGGAATCGAACGGTTTCTTCCTCCAACATCAACGACAAATACAAAGTCGGGAAAGTGATCGGAGATGGAAACTTCGCTGTGGTGAAGGATTGTGTGGAGAG GTCGACGGGAAAGGAATACGCCCTGAAGATCATCGACAAGGCTCGATGCTGTGGGAAG GAGCACCTGATAGAGAACGAGGTGGCGGTCCTGCGGCGGGTTCGACATCCGAGCATCATCGAGTTGATCGAGGTGGAGGAAACGCCGTCTCAGCTGTTCCTCGTCATGGAGCTCGTCAag GGCGGCGACCTGTTCGACGCCATCACCTCCTCCACGAAGTACAGCGAGCGGGACGCCAGCGCCATGGTCTTCAACCTGGCCGGAGCCGTCAAGTACCTGCACCGCATGAACATCGTCCACCGCGACATCAAGCCGGAGAACCtgctg GTGTGTGAGTATCCAGACGGCACCAAGTCCCTGAAGCTGGGGGACTTTGGCTTGGCGACGGTGGTGGAGGGGCCGCTCTACACCGTCTGTGGGACGCCGACGTACGTGGCCCCGGAGATCATCGCAGAGACCGG ttaTGGTCTCAAAGTCGACATCTGGGCGGCTGGAGTCATCACCTACATCCTGTTGTGTGGGTTCCCTCCATTCCGAAG tGAGAACAACGTGCAGGAGGAGCTGTTCGATCAGATCCTCAGAGGGAAGCTGGAGTTCCCGTCTCCGGACTGGGACGCCATCAGTCTGCCTGCGAAG